A genomic stretch from Antarcticibacterium flavum includes:
- a CDS encoding IS110 family RNA-guided transposase: MKKIHNHAAGIDIGARKIFVGLEGREVKSFETFTEDLEMAADYLIDNNIETVALEATGVYWVILFDILQARGIDVWLVDGRSTKQVPGRKTDVKDCQWIQQLHSHGLLSRCFVAEDLVQELREYQRLREDHIRSAAMHINHMQKALTMMNIRLKEVLSQVHGASGLRVIRAILKGERNPKVLVELCEKSILKTKRELVIKSLKGHYTQAGLFALEQAVACYDFYQVQIVRCDEKLDEVLKKMSGENGDASLKPGKKKTRKPIRHHKPKIKNLDRYLLSVFNHRDATVLPGITDYTWMQLLAEVGTDMKKWATEKHFTSWLGLAPKQHHSGKMRKNHKSKGQPKAGLIFKQVATSLLNSKKIALGAFGRKLRARKGPSHAIKAMARKLAELYWKLFVRGLDYIEKGIKDYEEKINLNKERSVRKMAKELGMVISYNTAS; this comes from the coding sequence ACTTTTACTGAGGATTTGGAAATGGCAGCGGATTATTTGATCGATAATAATATCGAAACTGTTGCTTTGGAAGCCACTGGAGTTTATTGGGTTATTCTCTTTGATATTCTACAGGCCAGAGGAATCGATGTCTGGTTGGTAGATGGGAGAAGTACTAAACAAGTTCCCGGCAGAAAAACAGATGTAAAGGATTGCCAGTGGATACAACAGTTACATAGCCATGGTCTTCTTAGCAGATGTTTTGTAGCAGAAGATCTTGTCCAGGAACTTCGGGAATATCAACGCCTTCGGGAAGATCACATTCGCAGTGCGGCAATGCATATAAATCATATGCAAAAAGCCCTCACCATGATGAACATCCGCTTAAAAGAAGTTTTAAGTCAAGTACATGGAGCCAGTGGATTGAGGGTAATCAGAGCTATTCTCAAAGGAGAAAGAAACCCGAAAGTCCTGGTGGAGTTATGCGAAAAAAGCATTTTAAAAACAAAAAGGGAACTGGTAATAAAATCTCTAAAAGGGCACTACACTCAGGCAGGTCTATTCGCACTGGAGCAGGCAGTTGCTTGCTATGATTTTTATCAGGTACAAATAGTGCGGTGTGATGAAAAATTGGATGAAGTTCTTAAGAAGATGAGCGGAGAGAATGGTGATGCATCCCTAAAACCCGGCAAGAAAAAAACAAGGAAGCCTATAAGGCATCACAAACCCAAGATTAAAAACCTCGACCGCTATCTACTAAGTGTATTTAACCATAGGGATGCCACTGTTCTGCCTGGAATAACAGATTATACCTGGATGCAACTCCTTGCCGAGGTAGGTACAGATATGAAGAAATGGGCAACAGAAAAACATTTTACTTCCTGGCTTGGCCTTGCTCCAAAACAGCACCACTCCGGCAAAATGAGGAAAAACCATAAATCAAAAGGTCAGCCCAAAGCAGGATTAATCTTCAAACAAGTGGCCACAAGCCTTCTCAACAGCAAAAAAATTGCACTAGGTGCCTTCGGCAGAAAACTAAGAGCCAGAAAGGGACCGAGCCACGCTATAAAAGCAATGGCCAGAAAACTGGCAGAACTTTACTGGAAGTTATTTGTTAGAGGTTTAGATTATATAGAAAAAGGAATAAAAGATTATGAAGAGAAAATTAACCTCAACAAAGAAAGAAGTGTAAGAAAAATGGCGAAAGAGCTTGGGATGGTAATTAGCTATAATACAGCTAGTTAA